The genomic stretch CCCCAGGCCTTCTCCACAGAGGCCCAGTTAACCCTTCCCCTGCCTCGgatgcttttatttacttatttattttaatatttattcatttttgagagcgacagagacagcgcaagtggaaggaggggcagagagagaaggagacacagaatccgaagcaggctccaggctctgagctgtctgcatagagcccgacgtgcagctcgagctcacagaccgtgagatcgtgacctgagacaaagctggacgcttaaccgactgagccacccaggcgccccttggataCCTTTTAATACATGGATTGGGCTTCCCTGCTTCAGGTCCCAGATCCTGATGGTGCCATCCTCATAGCCGACCACAGCTCTCTTCCCTGGAGGGCCACAGGCACAAACGGAGAGAGAAAGCACCCTCAGGCACACCCAGCaaaggcgggggcggggagatGAGAAAGTAAGGGAAAAGACGGTGCCCCAGGGACTAGTGGAGAAAACCGAGTTCGGGGTAGGAAAAGGGAGCGGTCCTGCTCTGGGGCCTGGGTCCCTGTTCCAGACAGCAGGCCTTGGAGTCTGCAGGCCACGGCTTGGGAGGGAGCCCAGGAAGGTGAGTAAACCTGGATCCCACCTCTCCGCACTCAAGACTCACCATCAGGGAGGACTCGGCCACAGGTAGCTGGGCAGTTGGGACCTTGGAAGGTCTTGCAGTCACCGTTTGGGACCTTCCACATCCAGGCGTTGCCATCAGCCGTGCCCGCCAGTAGGACAGGTGCCCGAGGGTGCCATTCCATCCACTGGACAGAGAGGAAATCACCCTGTCGCCCCATCCCACCCAGGAGCCTGTCCTATAAGCTCCACCCAAGCTGCCCCTGCTTCCAAGGTCAGCACGGACGGCACAGGGAACAGACACAGACGCCCTTGCTCAAGGCACCCTGGGAGCGCACTGGCTTATAGCTGGCTTGGTCTGGTAAAGGCCAGACCAGATCCCCAAGTTCTCACTCTCTACCCGAGGCCCCACGTAGCTGAACACCACTCTGATGATCTCACCTCCAGATCTCCTGCTTCAAAGGACCAGACCTCCTCCTTGGTGTCCACCTGCCACACTTTCAAGAGGCCACTCATGTCCCCTGTGGCCACTAGGGTAGAGTCGTGGCTGAAACCAGCACAAGTAACCGAGTCTTTATGGCCTGCAAGGGAAagtagacagaaagagaggaaaacatcAGGGTTCCCAGTTGTCTCGCCCCCAGAAAGGACCAGCTCGGTAGAAAAGAAGAGTGAGTCTCACCACCCCACCATAACGGGTGATCAAACTCACTGCCACTCCAGGAGTCGATACCCCCAGATCTCAGGGGCGAATGCTGGCTTCCTACTCAACCATGCCTAGCCCGGCCTATGTCCTGCCCACACTGTCCACTCCACACCTCTGCCCAAAATACccactcctcctctctgcctaACTATTCTcacaccagggcgcctgggtggctcagtcggttgagcgtctgattcttggtttcagctcaggtcatgatctcacagtttcgtgggttcgagccccgtgtctgactctgcgcaggcagcacagagcctgctcaggattctctctctcccaatctctctgtccctctgctgtgcacactgtctctgtctctctcttaaaataaataaataaaaaagttcttaaataaaacagataaagaaataaatattcccACACCAGTGCTACCTCCTCCCAGACCTTTCCCACCCTCCTCTGACCAACAGTGGCTCCCTCCCCAGTGCCCAAGACAGACAAAGTTACTCTGCTTTGAGAGCCtcaggcccagcacagagctggcacaAAGTGGGACTCACTAAATAGCTACTGGGTGCACAACCACTGCAGGCTAGCCCCCTAAGACCGCTACAGGAACACGACCTCACGCGCGCCCCTCACCTGCACACTCAAAGAGAAGCTCCCCATCACTGAGCCTCCACACGAAAGCTTTGTCATCTTCACCCCCTGTCACCGCCAAGGTGTTGGTCTTGGGGTCCAGGCTCACGCAAAACACAGATGCTGTCCCAAGAGATATTCCGTAAATGGACAGGGCTCCCCGCTAAGGTTCTGTCCTTCAGAACCTTCAGGAAGCCCACCCCGTTCCACCCAAAGCAGCATGTATTTCCTCCTGGAAATGAAGGGCGCATCCAAGTGCTTCGAAGTTTCAAACATCAGGTTGTTGGAGAAATCCCTCCAAAAGCTTGCCAAGCCCCAAGTCCCTCCCCAGGGCTGACCCCTTCACTACCCCAGACTCGTGCATAGACAAGAGGAGTGTACACGTGCAAGGCTTCCAGTTCTCTGCACGGGCTGCCACCAGGCTGAGCACAGAGTGGGACAGCACCGTGTGACTTACCTTATTAAGAGCTAATATTGGAAAAGATTATATAAAATGCGCTCAAAAAGGTACTATCATCCCTAATTTACAACAGGgtaattttctgaaaagaaactaAGACCCGGAGAGATTAATAAAGATCGTAAGTCAGTAAGCAGCCACAGGAGGATGGGAACCCAGGTGTCTCGGCTGGCTCAGGAGCCACGCTCTCTCCCACTCCATCACAGGGTGAGCTCCAGGCCCGTCTGTTTCCCCATCTCCACGTCCCTTCTAATGCTCCGTACACAGCAGGTGTCTGATGTTCAAATGCCCACCTGCACTGAGTTTCTGACGGATCTCCTCAGAGACCTACCTGAGTGCAATGCAAAGGTGACTTCGCTATCATCTGGGCCCTCCATGCTGCCGACCACCCCTTCCTGGGGTTCCAGAACCCAGCCCTCCTCAttgccctcttcctcttcttcctcttcttcaaagTCCACATCTTCCATCTCTTGGGCCAGATCATCTGCTTCGGGGAGAGGGTTAAAAGATGGGGCTCGGCAGGCAGTACgaaagagggcaggggagaggtgtGGGGAGGCCTGACGCTGGCGTGCAGCAAGAGGGTCGGCTGAGGTCAGGCAGCCAGGGTGAAGCGGGGGCGAGAAgcggcagggaggagggggcatcTGGGACGGAAGACAGGAGAGGTCTGAGGACCTGGGGTTGGCCAGAGACAGTGTAAGAAGGGAGGACCGAGGGGATGATGGGAAGGGGGTGTgtgaggggaagggccagaggagGCGTCAGGggaacccccacccctgccaggccTGAGAACTAAGTGTGGGGGTAGGGCCGGGGGGAAGGGCGAAGGAGGTCGGTAGGAATGAccggtggggaggggaagggagaggggggaagCAGGGGTCAGAGGCCAGGGGTGAGCGCCTCCTGTCCCACGGCCTGAGGAGCGGCAGTTCTCACCTGGGTCCGGCGGACCAGGATCCAGTTCTACCACCTCGATAATCTCCTCATCACCATGGAAGCTTAGGGTCTCCAGTGGAGGGGTGTCAGCAGCGGCCCCGCTCTCGGATTCGGACTCCATGCGGCGCAAGCGGCCGATCC from Panthera leo isolate Ple1 chromosome C1, P.leo_Ple1_pat1.1, whole genome shotgun sequence encodes the following:
- the LOC122226631 gene encoding angio-associated migratory cell protein isoform X2 codes for the protein MESESESGAAADTPPLETLSFHGDEEIIEVVELDPGPPDPDDLAQEMEDVDFEEEEEEEEGNEEGWVLEPQEGVVGSMEGPDDSEVTFALHSASVFCVSLDPKTNTLAVTGGEDDKAFVWRLSDGELLFECAGHKDSVTCAGFSHDSTLVATGDMSGLLKVWQVDTKEEVWSFEAGDLEWMEWHPRAPVLLAGTADGNAWMWKVPNGDCKTFQGPNCPATCGRVLPDGKRAVVGYEDGTIRIWDLKQGSPIHVLKGTEGHQGPLTCVATNQDGSLILTGSVDCQAKLVSATTGKVVGVFRPETVASQPSVGEGEESESNSVESLGFCSVMPLAAVGYLDGTLAIYDLSTQTLRHQCQHQSGIVQLLWEAGTAVVYTCSLDGIVRLWDARTGRLLTDYRGHTAEILDFALSKDASLVVTTSGDHKAKVFCVQRPDR
- the LOC122226631 gene encoding angio-associated migratory cell protein isoform X1, whose protein sequence is MESESESGAAADTPPLETLSFHGDEEIIEVVELDPGPPDPADDLAQEMEDVDFEEEEEEEEGNEEGWVLEPQEGVVGSMEGPDDSEVTFALHSASVFCVSLDPKTNTLAVTGGEDDKAFVWRLSDGELLFECAGHKDSVTCAGFSHDSTLVATGDMSGLLKVWQVDTKEEVWSFEAGDLEWMEWHPRAPVLLAGTADGNAWMWKVPNGDCKTFQGPNCPATCGRVLPDGKRAVVGYEDGTIRIWDLKQGSPIHVLKGTEGHQGPLTCVATNQDGSLILTGSVDCQAKLVSATTGKVVGVFRPETVASQPSVGEGEESESNSVESLGFCSVMPLAAVGYLDGTLAIYDLSTQTLRHQCQHQSGIVQLLWEAGTAVVYTCSLDGIVRLWDARTGRLLTDYRGHTAEILDFALSKDASLVVTTSGDHKAKVFCVQRPDR